The Mycteria americana isolate JAX WOST 10 ecotype Jacksonville Zoo and Gardens chromosome 25, USCA_MyAme_1.0, whole genome shotgun sequence genome includes a window with the following:
- the NCSTN gene encoding nicastrin: MAVGRAWGSRGMEAAAGSCRAPLPACWGLLRGLLLAVLAAGSCQGNSVERKIYIPLNKTAPCVRLLNATHQIGCQSSISGDTGVIHVVEKEEDLKWVLADGPHPPYMILLDGNLFNRRVMLQLKGTSRVSGLAVAIAKPSPPQGFSPGLKCPNDGFGVYSKDYGPQFAHCNKTVWNPVGSGLSYEDFDFPIFLLEDANETQVIKQCYQDHNVPRDASGPQYPLCAMQLFSHMHAVTSTVTCMRRSSLQSTFSINPEVVCDPLLDYNVWSTLQPINSSGKVSPEKEVIIVATRIDSHSFFWNIAPGAESAVSSFVTHLAAAEALHKMSDVHLLQRNIMFTFFQGETFDYIGSSRMVYDMEKDKFPLRLDNIHSFVELNQVALRNDSILWMHTDPVSRMNESVEVQVRNLLDILSNSSVGANVTLQEAGYSQPLPPSSFQRFLRARHIPGVVLTDHKTAFQNRYYQSMYDTPENIRMQYPEGLSPEETLEYVTDTAKSLAEVATVVARALYRLAGGANNTSAIQADPKTVSRMLYGFLIKMNNSWFQSIIKPDIKGILGDVPQHYVAVSSPVNTTYLVQYVLANLTGTVVNLTKEECLNPEKTPSSEKEMYEYAWVQGSLDPNSTSRVPYCVRSTVHLSKALSPAFELRQWGSTEYSTWTESRWKEIRARIFLVASKELEIITLVVGIVILIFSLLATYFINAKADVLFSVPRDPGAVAY; encoded by the exons ATGGCGGTGGGGAGAGCCTGGGGCAGCCGGGGGATGGAGGCCGCTgcggggagctgccgggccccgctcccggcctGCTGGGGGCTGCTCCGGGGGCTGCTTCTCGCCGTGCTGGCAGCGG GCTCCTGCCAGGGGAACTCTGTTGAGAGGAAGATCTACATCCCCCTGAACAAAACGGCACCCTGCGTTCGGCTCCTGAATGCCACCCACCAGATTGGCTGCCAGT CCTCCATCAGCGGAGACACAGGGGTGATCCATGTGGTCGAGAAGGAGGAGGACCTGAAGTGGGTGCTTGCTGATGGCCCACACCCACCCTACATGATACTGCTAGATGGGAACCTCTTCAACAG gaGGGTAATGCTGCAGCTGAAGGGAACCTCACGAGTGTCAGGCCTCGCTGTGGCCATTGCCAAACCTAGCCCTCCCCAGGGATTCTCTCCTGGTTTGAAGTGCCCCAATGATGGGTTTG gtGTGTATTCCAAAGATTATGGCCCTCAGTTTGCACACTGCAATAAGACTGTGTGGAATCCTGTGGGGAGTGGGCTTTCGTATGAGGATTTTGACTTCCCTATTTTCCTCCTTGAAGATGCCAATGAGACGCAAGTTATTAAGCAG TGTTATCAAGACCATAATGTCCCTCGTGATGCATCTGGCCCCCAGTACCCTCTCTGTGCCATGCAGCTTTTTTCCCACATGCATGCTGTCACCAGCACGGTTACCTGCATGAGACGCAGCTCCCTCCAAAGCACCTTCAGCATTAATCCAG AGGTTGTATGTGATCCTCTTCTCGATTACAACGTGTGGAGCACCTTGCAACCTATCAATTCCTCTGGAAAAGTCAGTCCTGAGAAGGAAGTTATTATTGTCGCTACACGA ATTGACAGCCATTCCTTCTTCTGGAACATTGCACCTGGGGCCGAGAGTGCTGTCTCTTCTTTTGTGACCCACTTGGCTGCTGCTGAAGCCCTTCATAAAATGTCAGATGTTCATTTGCTGCAAAGGAATATAATGTTCACCTTCTTCCAAGGG gaGACCTTTGATTACATTGGCAGCTCACGAATGGTGTATGATATGGAAAAAGACAAGTTTCCTCTCCGCTTGGACAACATTCATTCATTTGTGGAGTTAAATCAG gTGGCTCTAAGGAATGACTCAATTCTATGGATGCATACAGACCCTGTCTCTCGGATGAATGAATCTGTGGAAGTGCAG gtTAGAAACTTGCTAGATATTCTGAGTAATAGCAGCGTGGGAGCAAACGTGACTTTGCAGGAAGCCGGATATTCGCAGCCTCTTCCCCCATCTTCCTTCCAGCGCTTCCTTCGGGCCCGGCACATCCCCGGAGTGGTCTTAACTGACCACAAGACTGCCTTCCAGAACAG ATACTACCAGAGCATGTACGACACTCCAGAGAACATCCGGATGCAATACCCCGAGGGCCTTAGCCCTGAGGAGACCTTGGAGTATGTCACAGACACAGCCAAG TCCCTGGCAGAAGTTGCCACAGTGGTCGCCCGTGCTCTCTACCGGCTTGCGGGGGGAGCCAACAACACCTCTGCTATTCAGGCAGATCCAAAAACG GTCTCTCGAATGCTGTATGGGTTTCTGATTAAAATGAACAATTCCTGGTTTCAGTCCATCATTAAGCCAGACATAAAAGGAATTCTGG GTGATGTTCCCCAACATTACGTTGCCGTTTCCAGCCCTGTGAACACTACCTACCTTGTACAGTATGTCCTGGCCAACCTCACGGGCACAGTTGTTAACCTCACCAAGGAAGAGTGCCTGAACCCTGAAAAAACACCCAGCAGTGAGAAAGAG ATGTATGAATACGCCTGGGTGCAGGGTTCCCTAGACCCTAACTCAACATCACGAGTCCCCTACTGTGTTCGGTCAACTGTTCACCTAAGCAAAGCACTCTCTCCTGCCTTTGAGCTGCGGCAATGGGGATCTACGGAGTACTCCACATGGACAGAGAGTCGGTGGAAAGAGATCCGTGCCCGAATATTTCTGGTAGCCAGCAAGGAGCTAGAG ATAATCACTTTGGTTGTGGGCATTGTCATTCTGATCTTCTCTCTCCTCGCCACGTATTTTATCAACGCCAAAGCGGATGTACTTTTTAGCGTCCCGCGGGACCCTGGGGCTGTGGCTTACTGA
- the NHLH1 gene encoding helix-loop-helix protein 1, translated as MMLNSDQTEIDLPPTHSESESVFSDCGGGRAGNAEDAGGVGLCAQSRIAEPGEAVKKDLQHLSREERRRRRRATAKYRTAHATRERIRVEAFNMAFAELRKLLPTLPPDKKLSKIEILRLAICYISYLNHVLDV; from the coding sequence ATGATGCTCAATTCGGACCAGACAGAGATTGACCTGCCCCCGACACACTCCGAGTCCGAGTCCGTCTTCAGTGACTGCGGCGGTGGCCGCGCCGGCAACGCGGAGGACGCCGGCGGTGTTGGCTTGTGTGCTCAGTCCCGGATAGCCGAGCCAGGAGAGGCCGTGAAGAAAGACCTGCAGCACCTGAGTCGGGAggagcggcggcgccggcggcgtgCCACGGCCAAATACCGGACAGCCCACGCCACGCGGGAGCGCATCCGCGTCGAAGCCTTCAACATGGCCTTCGCCGAGCTGCGGaagctgctgcccaccctgccacCGGACAAGAAGCTCTCCAAGATTGAGATCCTCCGCCTGGCCATCTGCTACATCTCCTACCTGAACCACGTGCTGGACGTCTGA